From the genome of Armatimonadota bacterium:
CACGGAATGTTGCTGCGAGGTTCGGCAACCATGTGCAGCAAATCGCCGCCAACTGCCGCCAACGCGACCAGCCCTAGGAATTTTGTCGGACCGATCCGATCCTCCACGTTATCGCCGAACAGCCATAGAAAGTAGAGATTGCCCAAGAGATGAAGGATGCCCCCATGTAGAAAGAAACTGGAAACAAAGGTCAATCCGCCATCGCGAAAGGCCTGAGCCGGGATCAGCCCGAAACGCTCGATCATTCCGTTCAGATCGGTCAGAGCTAACAGGCTCAGGGCTGTCATTCCAATCAACAGCGAGTACGTAATATAAGGTCTTGTCTCAACTTCGGGAGCGGCGTGCTCCACCGGGAGGCCAAAAAACGCTGCGGCGGTCTTCCAATGTTCGTCGGGCAGATCGTCGTCCTTGTCCATCCTGCGGGCTTGTTCGGCAAGTTGATTCACCTTGAACATGGCCAGCGCTTCTTTGGCTTCTGGCGGCAATTCGTCGTCTGGCGCAGCGACCGGCGGCGGGGTTGGAGCCGACTCTAACTGTCCAGCCTCGAACCAGACACATTGGCAAGCGCTGCAGACCGAAGCGGCGTTGTCAGGTTGGGCGGTATCGATGGGGCCGCGCTTCATAGCCCGCCGACAGTGCGGACAGGCGCCGCCCGAGCCGTAGCCGCCGAACTGCGAATTGCGCCAGACGGTCGTTACGAACTCGGGCGCGGCCGCTTTGCGAAGAATGGCCATCGAAACCAGAATGCCCTTGCACTGGCCGCAAGCATGGTACTGGCCGAATGCGTTGGCCATGCGGACAAGGCTCAATCCACAGTTGGGGCAGCGGCTCATTTCGAGTACCGATTCGTACCTGATTTTGTGCTACATATTATCAAAAAGCCGCTTTTTGAGCCAAGACGCCGGCTGCCAGCGCAAAGTCAAAAAAGAGCCGGTCTTGATCAACGGTACGGCCCATGGAGGCGAGGTTCGGTAACGATTTTCTAAGCAATTGCAGGGCTGGCTCGATCTCGACTTCGGCGATTTCATGCCGATCAAACTCAGCCAACATGGCCGCCTTGCCCTCAGGCGCGGCAATAGCGCACTGGACGAAGACCGCTTGCTGAAGGATCGTGCGCGAATGGTGGCTGACGCCTTGATGTCTTGGGCGCTGGTCGGCTTCGCTCGCTCGAATGCAGGCGATCGGGCGACCTCCCAAAGCATGAGCCGCATGAAGCGCCTCGACCTGGGAGAGACCTGAAAAGCCCCACTTGTGCCCCGTGCCTGCGCTGCCCGGCCCAGGCGAAACAATGACGACCTCCGCTCCGAGAAGATGCTTGGCTATCAGAAGCGCAGAGTGAAGGGAAGCCGCTTCATAGTCGCCACCGAACGCTTGGCCAGAGGTAACCGTGCCACAAACCCATCCCAACGATCGCAGTTGGGGCATTAAGCGGCTTATACAGGCGGGCAAGGCGGCCGAATCGTTGATTACCCAAGCCGTTCGTTTAGACAGGGCGCCCGCCGCGACCGCCGCCGCTTGGCTGTGCAGTTCGCATGCCACAACCGGAACGCCCTCTATATTCGCATCTTCTGGAAGTTCCAATTCGCCCGCCCGAAAGGCCTTTTGAAAGGGCGAGTAACGCATTTTGACCAGCGCTTCTTCGTGCGGCATGGAATCGCCTTGAGACGAGGCGCCCGACCGCCAGACCACAAAATCGTAGCCGCCCGTGCCCAAATCGAGCTCGACCGCCGTTGTGTTCAATACAACCTCTTCGCCGCTCTCAACGCGGCCCATCAGATCGATGTAGTTAATGACCTGACGCCCAAGGCCGTCTGCCAGGACTTCGATCTCTTGGGCGCCTGGACGTTCAGACAGAACCTGGCGGACAATCCCCCGTGCGAATCGGATCACAGCCCGACCTCTTGCCTCAGCGCTCTCAGTTCGCTTGGCAAGAGCGCTCGACTCTCGCCGATAGCCAGACGCGCCAATCGCAGAGGGCCGATTCTCGTTCGATGCAGTTCGGCCACGTGGCAGCCGACAGCCTTGAACATGCGCCGTATCAGCCTCTTGCGGCCTTCCTTGACGGTAACTTCAACAACCGAACGGCCCTTTTCCGCTTCTATCATCTCGATCTTGCAAGGCTGAGTAACCCCGTCCTCTAACTCCACGCCTTTGGTCAATCGCTTCAGGATCTCTGCATTCAGCCGCCCATTCACCACGGCTCGATAGGTCTTCTCGACGCCATAGGAAGGGTGCGTCAGGCGTAAGGCTAATTTGCCGTCATTGGTAAACAGCAGGAGGCCCGTCGTATCTTTATCCAAGCGCCCAACGGGAACCAGGCCGACTGGAACCAATTCGCCGACCGTTTTCGATGCGTGGGGGTCCTTAACGGTGGTCACATAGCCCTTTGGTTTGTTAAGAATCACATAGGCAAACTTCGACTTTTCTCCTGCTGGGGCACCCTCGACTTCAACCCGATCCTTGCCTTCGATAACCGATTGGCCGAGCGTTGCTGTAATGCCGTTGACTGTTACCCGGCCAGCCTTGATCAACTCTTCGCAGGCGCGTCTCGAACCATAGCCGCGGGCGGCCAAAAACTTCTGCAATCGAACCCCTTCCATCGGCTCCATTATGACGGGTATACTCGCCAATACGACGGGAGGAACCTCAAAAGTGAAGCGACATACAGTAGCAATCCTGGCGGTTTTCGTGCTTGCCCTCGCTTTTGCGCAAGACAAAGTCGTCATGAAGTTTACGGGTCAAAAGGACCAAGCGATGACCTATCGCGCCAACGTCGAAATATCGATGGAGGCCGCGGGCCAGAAAGTTACCATAGAGATAAATACCACCACTAAAGACAAGATAATCGACGTGGCCGAGAACGGCAACGTTACTCGCGAAGAGACCACCGAGACCTACGAGATGACGGTCAACGGCGAGAAGGCGCCCACGCCCGACGAGGCCCTTAAGACCAAATACACGACGGTCGTCAAGCCCAACGGCGAGTTGGTTTCGACCAAAGTCGAAGGCGCCGACGAGCCAGAAGATCAGGCCGAGCTTCGCAAACGATTCGGCCAAGCTCAGCGCATCGTCTTCTCCACAAATCCCGTGGGCGTTGGCGATAAGTGGTCCCATACCTTTGTTGAGGACAAGACGATCGGCACTTTGCCAGGTCGCGCGGACTACGAAGTCCTAGCGTTCGAGACGATCAAAGGCATCGAGTGCGTCAAGATTAAGCATTCCTATACCGAGACGGCGACCTCTACCAAGTTGACCGCCGAGGGCGAGCTTTACCTTGAGAAGGCTTCCGGCGATATGGTCAAGGCCGAGTACAAGGTGGACGGACTTCCTTTCGGGCCCGACGAGATGGGGATTACCGCCTCTGGCAAGATCACCAGCGAGCGGCAGTCGGGCAGCCCTGTCGGCGCCACGACGGTAGCGGGCGAGCCGGAAAAGAAGAAGGAAAAGACCATCGAAGAGGTTACCAAGGACTTTACGAAGACCGACGGCCTCTTCACTATGTATCACAAGAAAGACGCCGGCAAGGACACGATCTATTGGGAGATCAAGGAAGAGCAGCTCGATCGCCTGCTGTTTATGCAAGCGACGGCGGCCACAGGCATTGGCGGCATCATGTCCGCGGCGGGCGACCCGATCATGGATATGGTCTTCAAGTTTGTTCGGCGAGACGAGCAAGTGCTCTTGGTTGTTCCTAACATCAGCTTCAAGGCGGACGATGGCACCCCGATCGCTCGGGCGCTCCGACGCTCGATCGCAGACGCCTATTTAGAAGCCTTCAAAGTCGAGGCGAAGAGCGAAGAGCGCAAGAGCGTGCTGATCAATGTCAGCGACCTTTTCCGCGGCGACATCGCTCGGGTAACTCAAAAGGCGGGCATGTCGGGCGGGCAAGCAACGATCGACCGAGAGAAGACCGCCTACAGCGCGATCAAGATGTTCGAGGACAACTTCTATATCCAGACCGCTTACAGCTTCAATCGAAGCCAGGGTGGCGGGGGCGGCATGGCGGCCATCCTTGGAATGATGGGCGGATCGCCGGCCTTGGCCGATCCCAGGAACTTCACATACACGGTCAACTACAATCTGATGGCGCTGCCTATGGACGGCTATCGTCCCAGAATGGCCGACCCGCGAGTGGGCTACTTCACCACCGAGGTTACCAACTGGAACGAGATGAAAGAGGATATGACCGACCGGTACATCCTGCGCTGGCGATTGGAGAAGTCCGACCCGAGCGCAAACCTTTCGAAGCCCAAGAAGCCGATCGTCTTTTGGCTGGACAACGCGATCCCGGTCGAGTTCCGAGACGCCATTCGAAAGGGTCTGCTGGTGTGGAACAAAGCGTTTGAGAAAGTTGGTTTCCAAGACGCTGTCGTTGTCGAGCAAATGCCCGACGATGCGGATTGGGATCATGCCGACATGTCGCGCAACGTCATTCGATGGGTAACCTCGCCGGGATCGGCCTATGCGGTCGCTTGGTTCCGACCTAATCCGTTAACGGGCGAAATCCTGAACGCGGGCATCACCTTTGATGCGAATATGGCGCTCTCTGTGAAAATGGAGTTCGAGAGCGTCGTCGATCCCGTTGCGATCTTTGCCGAAAAGTCGGAGCACGACGCCAGCCACCTGATCTGCACGCTGGGGCAAGAGAAGCTTTACAATGCGGCTCTCGGCCTGATGTCGCTGGAGATGATCGCTGGGGAGAACGCGACCAAGATCACCAAGTCCAAGTTTATCGAGGACTTTTTGATGGAGACCGCAGCGCACGAGATGGGGCATATCCTAGGACTGCGCCATAACTTCATCGCCAGTTCGATGCACAGCACAGACGACCTTGCAAACGGCGAGCTTCTAAAGGAGAAGGGCGTTACCGCCTCCGTGATGGAGTACGCGCCTTTTAACAACGTCGCCTTGCGCAGCCCCAACAGCCAATACTGGACGACCACCGTCGGTCCCTACGACATCCATGCCATCG
Proteins encoded in this window:
- a CDS encoding rhomboid family intramembrane serine protease, giving the protein MSRCPNCGLSLVRMANAFGQYHACGQCKGILVSMAILRKAAAPEFVTTVWRNSQFGGYGSGGACPHCRRAMKRGPIDTAQPDNAASVCSACQCVWFEAGQLESAPTPPPVAAPDDELPPEAKEALAMFKVNQLAEQARRMDKDDDLPDEHWKTAAAFFGLPVEHAAPEVETRPYITYSLLIGMTALSLLALTDLNGMIERFGLIPAQAFRDGGLTFVSSFFLHGGILHLLGNLYFLWLFGDNVEDRIGPTKFLGLVALAAVGGDLLHMVAEPRSNIPCVGASGGISGVMAFYALSFPNARIGLMYRYFLYFRYFTMPAWGAMALWLGLQGLLAWMQVGGFSSVSALAHIGGVIVGAALWLTWRKRLPVSV
- a CDS encoding DUF3866 family protein, whose product is MIRFARGIVRQVLSERPGAQEIEVLADGLGRQVINYIDLMGRVESGEEVVLNTTAVELDLGTGGYDFVVWRSGASSQGDSMPHEEALVKMRYSPFQKAFRAGELELPEDANIEGVPVVACELHSQAAAVAAGALSKRTAWVINDSAALPACISRLMPQLRSLGWVCGTVTSGQAFGGDYEAASLHSALLIAKHLLGAEVVIVSPGPGSAGTGHKWGFSGLSQVEALHAAHALGGRPIACIRASEADQRPRHQGVSHHSRTILQQAVFVQCAIAAPEGKAAMLAEFDRHEIAEVEIEPALQLLRKSLPNLASMGRTVDQDRLFFDFALAAGVLAQKAAF
- a CDS encoding rRNA pseudouridine synthase → MEPMEGVRLQKFLAARGYGSRRACEELIKAGRVTVNGITATLGQSVIEGKDRVEVEGAPAGEKSKFAYVILNKPKGYVTTVKDPHASKTVGELVPVGLVPVGRLDKDTTGLLLFTNDGKLALRLTHPSYGVEKTYRAVVNGRLNAEILKRLTKGVELEDGVTQPCKIEMIEAEKGRSVVEVTVKEGRKRLIRRMFKAVGCHVAELHRTRIGPLRLARLAIGESRALLPSELRALRQEVGL
- a CDS encoding zinc-dependent metalloprotease, encoding MKRHTVAILAVFVLALAFAQDKVVMKFTGQKDQAMTYRANVEISMEAAGQKVTIEINTTTKDKIIDVAENGNVTREETTETYEMTVNGEKAPTPDEALKTKYTTVVKPNGELVSTKVEGADEPEDQAELRKRFGQAQRIVFSTNPVGVGDKWSHTFVEDKTIGTLPGRADYEVLAFETIKGIECVKIKHSYTETATSTKLTAEGELYLEKASGDMVKAEYKVDGLPFGPDEMGITASGKITSERQSGSPVGATTVAGEPEKKKEKTIEEVTKDFTKTDGLFTMYHKKDAGKDTIYWEIKEEQLDRLLFMQATAATGIGGIMSAAGDPIMDMVFKFVRRDEQVLLVVPNISFKADDGTPIARALRRSIADAYLEAFKVEAKSEERKSVLINVSDLFRGDIARVTQKAGMSGGQATIDREKTAYSAIKMFEDNFYIQTAYSFNRSQGGGGGMAAILGMMGGSPALADPRNFTYTVNYNLMALPMDGYRPRMADPRVGYFTTEVTNWNEMKEDMTDRYILRWRLEKSDPSANLSKPKKPIVFWLDNAIPVEFRDAIRKGLLVWNKAFEKVGFQDAVVVEQMPDDADWDHADMSRNVIRWVTSPGSAYAVAWFRPNPLTGEILNAGITFDANMALSVKMEFESVVDPVAIFAEKSEHDASHLICTLGQEKLYNAALGLMSLEMIAGENATKITKSKFIEDFLMETAAHEMGHILGLRHNFIASSMHSTDDLANGELLKEKGVTASVMEYAPFNNVALRSPNSQYWTTTVGPYDIHAIEYGYKHVSAADAAGEKPALNIVAARYNQPGLAYQSDEIADRWDPMVTRFDLGRDPMAYWIMRMEDSGKLLQELPRRYPERGESYWQFTRRFNMVMGMHAQSASQLTRFIGGVNISGNHKGDPGEKPALRPVPVAAQKRALAMIRQNVLAKDAYSFTRAYYSMLALDPWAGGNPPNLMDSIGNVQLGVLNRLMNPGMLNRLINQEFQSPGAALTVKELFDEVYAAVWEELPAGATVTPLRRNLQRTHLQALIDMAIQPNHAAPADAKMLARSQLRRLNVQLKGATGKAQDAVSQVHFADLAELSTKALNAQIVIGQQTPAPRTPSLLELLGIGKQ